CTCCCAGTGGCTCACCTTCCTCTACGGCAACGACGGCCGGCGCCTGCTGCTCCCGCACATCGACGACGGTCAACTCCCGGAATTCGGCGCCGAGATCGACGATCTGCGCGAGACGGCCGCCCGGCACCGCGGCATGGCCTGGGAGCGGCGGCCCGAGGTCGAGGAGCGGATCCGGCGGCAATCCGGTCACCGTAAGGCCTGGGAACGGGCCACCAGCGGCGCCCTGTTGGTCCTGCTGGCCATGTTCCTGGTCACGCTGTGGCAGGTGGTGACCGAACGGGACCCCGAGACGTTGCTGCTGCTCGTCTGCGTTCCGCTCGGCGCGTTCGCTCTCCTCGCCGCCCTCCTGCACTGGCGCTGGGAGTCCCAAGTCCCGCCCCCCGGCCGCGACTTCCGGGCGCAGCCCCGGCCCCGGCTCTAGCCGTACGACCTCCAGCCGTACGACCTCCAGCCGTACGACATCGACTCAACTCACCGACCTGAAGAACTCGGTGATGTCCTCGGCCAGCAACTCCGGTTCCTCGTGGGCCGGGAAGTGACCGCCTCGCGGCATCGTCGTGTACCGGGTGAGGTGGTACTTGCGTTCCACGAAGCCGCGAGGGGCGGGGGTGCCGGCGCCGAGGTTGGCGGGGAACAGGGCCAGGGCGGTTGGTACCTCCACCCGGTCCAGCTTCGGGATGAGGCCCTGGCCGGACGCGTAGTAGGGGATGAACGACGTCCCGATCGTGTTCGTGAACCAGTACAGCGACGCCTGGGTGAGAAGGAAGTCGTCCGTGAAACGGGTCGAGAGGTTCCCTCCGCAGTCGCTCCAGGAGCGGTACTTCTCCACCATCCAACCCAGCAGGCCCGACGGGGAGTCGCTCAGGCCCTGGGCCAAGGTCAGTGGGCGGGTGCGTTGTTGGTGGGCGTACGCGCCCTCTTCCTGGGACCAGGCGCCGAAGGCGGCCAGGTACTCCCGTTCCTCGTCGGTCAGTTGGGCGGAGGCGGGGTCCGGGGGTGTGCTCAGGATGTCCAGCAAGTGGATGCCGACCACGCTCTCGGGGTGGGCATGACCGAGGCGCGCCGTGATCCCCGAACCCAGGTCCCCACCGTGCGCGCCGTAGCGCTCGAAGCCCAACTCGTCGTGCATCAGGCGGTGCCACAGTTCGTGGGTGAGCGGTGACTTG
The nucleotide sequence above comes from Streptomyces sp. N50. Encoded proteins:
- a CDS encoding PH domain-containing protein, which codes for MGDDVHERGIEREYGRQRRGRNRNGWLVFMGIAVGNSVYRMNQNPNILGHRARLVIDALLLWLFVWALLASWRQRTFVTADGIAVRGAVRTRRRSWHDIYDIRVEPRRNQRSGDSQWLTFLYGNDGRRLLLPHIDDGQLPEFGAEIDDLRETAARHRGMAWERRPEVEERIRRQSGHRKAWERATSGALLVLLAMFLVTLWQVVTERDPETLLLLVCVPLGAFALLAALLHWRWESQVPPPGRDFRAQPRPRL
- a CDS encoding epoxide hydrolase; its protein translation is MSKTWTTSWTTSGQTPTTDTIPGPLLEVPDADLDELRARLRGTRWAEPWPVAEWQAGTDAKELRRLTEYWADGYDWRAHETAINELPSHFAAIDGMTVHYLRFDAEREGALPLVLTNGWPSTFYELVELARRLSTPSRYGGDPRNAFTVIVPSLPGFTFSSPPPGLTDKSPLTHELWHRLMHDELGFERYGAHGGDLGSGITARLGHAHPESVVGIHLLDILSTPPDPASAQLTDEEREYLAAFGAWSQEEGAYAHQQRTRPLTLAQGLSDSPSGLLGWMVEKYRSWSDCGGNLSTRFTDDFLLTQASLYWFTNTIGTSFIPYYASGQGLIPKLDRVEVPTALALFPANLGAGTPAPRGFVERKYHLTRYTTMPRGGHFPAHEEPELLAEDITEFFRSVS